A stretch of the Ischnura elegans chromosome 13 unlocalized genomic scaffold, ioIscEleg1.1 SUPER_13_unloc_3, whole genome shotgun sequence genome encodes the following:
- the LOC124172852 gene encoding zinc finger protein 572-like, which yields MHTHTGERPYSCKICFKSFSHSSNLTVHMRLHTGEKPHKCSICSKSFSQSGTLNSHMHTHTGDRPYSCKICFKSFSRSDHLTQHVRLHTGEKPHKCSICSKSFSQSGTLNTHMHTHTGDRPYSCKICFKSFSRSDVLTQHMHVHTGDKPYSCSVCSKSFSQSGHLNNHMVTHTGEKAYSCDICCKSFPHSSSLTVHMCTHNGDKPYACNVCSKSYSHKSTLDLHFRAHTGEKPFSCSDCGKSFSQKGNLVRHFRTHM from the coding sequence ATGCATACCCACACTGGAGAGAGgccttattcatgtaaaatatgctttaaatCATTCAGTCATAGTAGTAACCTTACTGTGCATATGCGtttacacacaggagagaagcctcataaatGCAGCATCTGCagtaagtctttctctcagagtGGCACCCTCAACTCCCATATGCATACCCACACAGGAGATAGGCCTTActcatgtaaaatatgctttaaatCATTTAGTCGTAGTGACCACCTTACCCAGCACGTGCGtttacacacaggagagaagcctcataaatGCAGCATCTGCagtaagtctttctctcagagtGGCACCCTCAACACCCATATGCATACCCACACAGGAGATAGGCCTTActcatgtaaaatatgctttaaatCATTCAGTCGCAGTGATGTTCTTACCCAGCACATGCATGTACACACGGGAgataaaccttattcctgtagtgtctgcagtaagtctttctctcagagtGGCCACCTCAACAACCATATGGTTACACATACAGGAGAGAAAGCCTATTCATGTGACATTTGCTGCAAATCTTTCCCTCATAGTTCCTCCCTCACTGTACACATGTGTACCCACAATGGAGACAAACCGTATGCATGCAATGTCTGCAGCAAGTCCTATTCTCACAAGTCCACCCTTGACCTTCACTTTCGTGCACATACAGGGGAGAAACCCTTTTCATGCAGCGATTGTGGGAAATCTTTCTCTCAGAAAGGCAACCTCGTGAGACATTTCCGTACACACATGTGA